Proteins encoded within one genomic window of Candidatus Binataceae bacterium:
- a CDS encoding VOC family protein, whose amino-acid sequence MVQVTELGYMGFGVKDLEAWKKFAADVLAMEVVDEGPGDHCYLRMDYWHHRIVLHSDPSDDLMYLGFRVAGGEEFRAMQAQLQAAGIKFTVGSEEDAAERHVLEVLKMEDPGGNPVEVFHGPHVQFAKPFHPGRRMHGRFRTGVGGVGHCIVREKDPQAAYRFYTQLGMRGGVEYKIRMGKMTVAPIFMHCNDRDHSVAFGLGGAGEDKRFNHLMVEVDNLDDVGLTHDLVRREKIPVHITPGKHSNDHMFSFYFRTPSGWMLEYGWGARAATHQSEYYSEDVYGHAPEAGGFGPPPRRE is encoded by the coding sequence ATGGTCCAGGTAACTGAACTCGGATACATGGGCTTCGGGGTAAAAGACCTCGAGGCGTGGAAAAAATTCGCCGCTGACGTCCTCGCGATGGAAGTCGTGGATGAAGGCCCCGGCGACCACTGCTATCTGCGGATGGACTACTGGCACCATCGCATCGTCCTTCACTCCGATCCGTCCGACGACCTCATGTATCTGGGATTTCGGGTAGCGGGCGGCGAAGAGTTCCGCGCAATGCAGGCCCAGCTCCAGGCGGCGGGGATCAAGTTTACAGTGGGGTCGGAAGAAGATGCGGCGGAGCGCCACGTTCTGGAAGTGCTGAAGATGGAAGACCCGGGTGGCAATCCGGTCGAGGTCTTCCACGGTCCGCACGTGCAGTTTGCCAAGCCTTTTCACCCTGGTCGCAGGATGCACGGACGCTTCAGGACCGGTGTCGGGGGTGTGGGCCACTGCATCGTTCGCGAAAAAGACCCACAAGCTGCCTATCGCTTCTACACGCAGCTCGGGATGCGCGGTGGGGTTGAATATAAAATCCGCATGGGCAAGATGACCGTCGCTCCTATCTTCATGCACTGCAATGATCGCGACCATTCAGTCGCCTTCGGACTCGGTGGTGCAGGTGAAGACAAGCGCTTCAACCACCTCATGGTCGAAGTCGACAATCTCGACGACGTCGGCCTCACCCACGACCTAGTGCGCCGCGAAAAGATTCCCGTGCACATCACGCCCGGCAAACACTCGAACGATCACATGTTTTCGTTCTATTTCCGTACTCCGTCTGGGTGGATGCTCGAATACGGTTGGGGCGCGCGCGCGGCTACTCATCAATCCGAGTACTACTCCGAAGATGTATATGGTCACGCGCCGGAAGCGGGCGGCTTTGGTCCACCTCCCCGAAGAGAATAG
- a CDS encoding fumarylacetoacetate hydrolase family protein codes for MSVLDGPREEWRRILHEGHPEWVKPAGDKLILGDGRVVPEASATYLPPCDPTKILCIHLNYESRRVEFRAPMLETPTYFQKPTTALNSHRGSLCRPAGHKFLNYEGEVGVIIGKPMRNVGREQTWDYIAGFAPANDVGCQDYRETDAGSMLRVKGQDGFCPIGPGIVSGVDIRKSTLRTYIDGKVVQEGAISEMIFPIDYILADLCRFITLLPGDLILSGTPKNSRPMNPGALVEVEVTGLGRLSNRVVETPAPAHKVGHQPTDTDAVRRVALGSDWVRTDPR; via the coding sequence ATGAGTGTTCTTGACGGACCAAGAGAAGAATGGCGGCGGATACTTCATGAAGGGCACCCGGAGTGGGTGAAGCCCGCCGGTGACAAGCTAATCCTGGGTGACGGCCGGGTCGTCCCGGAGGCCAGCGCAACCTACCTTCCCCCCTGCGATCCCACCAAGATTCTGTGTATCCACCTCAACTATGAGTCGCGCCGCGTGGAGTTTCGCGCGCCGATGCTGGAGACACCCACGTACTTTCAGAAACCGACCACGGCGCTGAATTCGCATCGTGGCTCGCTGTGCCGCCCCGCCGGCCACAAGTTTCTGAACTACGAGGGCGAGGTGGGGGTGATCATCGGCAAGCCAATGCGCAACGTCGGGCGGGAACAGACCTGGGACTATATTGCGGGATTTGCGCCGGCCAACGACGTCGGCTGCCAGGATTATCGCGAAACCGACGCGGGCTCGATGCTGCGGGTGAAGGGACAGGACGGCTTTTGTCCGATCGGACCGGGTATCGTCAGCGGCGTCGACATCCGAAAGTCCACTCTGCGAACCTACATCGACGGAAAAGTAGTACAGGAAGGCGCAATCAGCGAAATGATCTTTCCGATCGACTACATTCTCGCTGATCTCTGCCGTTTCATCACCTTGCTGCCCGGCGACTTGATCCTTAGCGGCACGCCGAAGAATTCGCGCCCGATGAATCCGGGCGCCCTGGTTGAGGTGGAAGTGACCGGGCTTGGCCGATTGTCGAATCGCGTGGTCGAAACCCCGGCTCCGGCGCACAAGGTGGGTCATCAGCCGACCGACACTGATGCGGTGCGGCGGGTCGCGCTCGGCTCCGATTGGGTACGCACTGATCCGAGATAG
- a CDS encoding aldehyde dehydrogenase, giving the protein MANTTKVAGVEVSTAHYIDGKRVDSKEKFPNCSPIDGKHLADVSAAGAAEIDSAVAAARRAFPAWAALGPEGRHPILSRFAKAIQDHVKEIAAVETEDNGSLLIGNAARMVPRAAHNIQFFADRARKVSDETIDSPEVVNHVRYDPAGVAGLITPWNGPFMLTTWKVGPCLAAGDTAVVKPPEWAPLSCSLMADLAAEAGVPAGVLNVVQGIGEEAGAALAAHPDIDRLSFTGSTDTASLIGASCARSLTPVSFELGGKSPFIICADADLDAAAQTAAGQYFNAGQVCLAGTRILVDAKVADEFQAKFRTAVSHLTVGDPRDKNTRIGPLITPEHYKRVEGFVDRALQAGVKPVWGGHRHSAGELYFEPTLLNGVSQEMEIVQREVFGPVLTWQTFSDEEQALRLGNGTNYGLAAVIFSKSEERAMRLAKRIVAGTIWVNCFFVRELAAPFGGSRNSGIGREGGNWSFDFYCDVKNIAAMKGSFV; this is encoded by the coding sequence ATGGCTAATACAACCAAGGTAGCTGGCGTGGAGGTCTCGACCGCCCACTACATCGACGGCAAGCGCGTCGACTCAAAAGAGAAATTTCCAAACTGCTCGCCGATTGACGGGAAGCATCTCGCGGACGTCAGTGCGGCCGGAGCCGCAGAAATCGATTCGGCCGTGGCAGCGGCTCGGCGCGCCTTCCCGGCGTGGGCCGCTCTCGGTCCGGAGGGGCGGCATCCGATCCTGAGCCGGTTTGCCAAGGCCATCCAAGACCACGTCAAAGAGATCGCCGCGGTCGAAACCGAGGACAACGGCTCGCTCCTGATTGGAAACGCCGCGCGAATGGTTCCTCGCGCGGCGCATAATATCCAGTTTTTCGCCGACCGGGCGCGCAAGGTGAGCGACGAGACGATCGATTCGCCCGAAGTGGTTAACCATGTTCGCTACGATCCGGCCGGCGTCGCCGGGCTGATCACCCCGTGGAACGGGCCTTTCATGCTGACTACCTGGAAGGTGGGTCCATGCCTGGCAGCGGGCGACACTGCGGTGGTGAAACCGCCCGAATGGGCTCCGCTCAGTTGCTCCTTGATGGCCGATCTTGCCGCCGAAGCCGGCGTCCCTGCGGGGGTACTGAATGTGGTGCAAGGGATCGGCGAGGAAGCCGGAGCCGCGCTGGCTGCCCATCCAGATATCGATCGCCTGAGCTTCACCGGCTCAACCGATACCGCAAGTTTGATTGGCGCGTCCTGCGCGCGCTCGTTGACACCCGTCAGTTTCGAGCTCGGCGGTAAGTCGCCTTTCATCATCTGTGCCGATGCGGACCTGGATGCCGCGGCCCAGACCGCCGCAGGACAGTACTTCAATGCCGGCCAAGTCTGCCTGGCAGGCACCCGGATCCTGGTCGACGCGAAGGTGGCAGACGAGTTTCAGGCGAAGTTCCGTACCGCGGTATCCCATCTCACGGTTGGCGATCCGCGCGACAAGAACACCCGCATCGGTCCGCTCATCACGCCGGAGCACTACAAGCGAGTCGAGGGATTCGTCGATCGCGCTTTGCAAGCAGGCGTCAAGCCGGTCTGGGGTGGTCATCGACACAGCGCGGGCGAGCTTTACTTCGAACCGACGTTGCTCAACGGGGTGTCGCAGGAGATGGAGATTGTGCAACGCGAGGTCTTCGGACCGGTGCTGACCTGGCAGACCTTCAGCGACGAAGAACAAGCCCTCCGGCTTGGGAACGGTACCAACTATGGCCTGGCCGCTGTGATCTTCAGCAAAAGTGAGGAGCGCGCAATGCGCCTGGCGAAACGGATCGTCGCCGGCACCATCTGGGTCAACTGCTTCTTCGTGCGCGAGCTGGCGGCACCTTTCGGCGGGAGCCGCAATTCCGGAATCGGCCGCGAGGGCGGCAACTGGAGTTTCGACTTCTATTGTGACGTAAAGAATATTGCGGCAATGAAGGGTTCCTTCGTCTGA
- a CDS encoding 5-methyltetrahydropteroyltriglutamate--homocysteine S-methyltransferase, with the protein MANTAPHNPPFRAEHVGSLLRPLELLKARADREAGRNSASDLRKLEDELIRKVVARQEEIGLEAVTDGEYRRGVFYADFICRGLGGGSIYYETERMFFVDDDGNKIAVPLLKIHDRLKWTAPIHVDEFKFLQALTRRIVKLTMPSPTIAYSADGRNIAKGVYSDLAELRADIVDAYRKELRALAAAGCRYVQLDEVPIALYCDPKRVEQMKRGGLDVDQLLFETFPNLINGALADRPPELHVTMHLCRGNNQSGWLTEGGYDPVAEMLFSGLKVDSYFLEYDTARAGTFAPLRFVPRNKSVVLGIVSSKLARLETKDELKRRIDDATKYIDLDQLGLSPQCGFASTSPGNRLTPEEQDAKLRRIVEVSREIWG; encoded by the coding sequence ATGGCCAACACGGCACCGCACAATCCACCATTTCGCGCCGAGCACGTCGGTTCATTATTGAGACCGCTCGAGTTGTTGAAGGCACGCGCTGACCGCGAGGCCGGCCGCAACTCGGCTTCCGATCTGCGCAAGCTGGAAGACGAGCTCATCCGCAAAGTCGTGGCGAGGCAGGAAGAGATTGGCCTCGAGGCAGTCACCGATGGCGAATATCGCCGCGGGGTTTTCTACGCCGACTTCATCTGCCGCGGACTGGGCGGCGGGAGCATCTACTACGAAACCGAGCGGATGTTCTTCGTTGACGACGACGGCAACAAGATCGCCGTTCCGCTCTTGAAGATTCACGATCGCCTCAAGTGGACCGCACCGATTCATGTTGACGAGTTCAAATTTCTCCAGGCCCTGACGCGGCGTATCGTCAAGCTGACGATGCCCTCACCCACCATCGCCTACTCCGCCGACGGCAGGAACATCGCGAAGGGTGTGTATTCTGACCTGGCTGAGCTGCGCGCTGACATTGTCGATGCCTACCGAAAGGAGTTGCGTGCTCTCGCCGCGGCGGGATGTCGATATGTTCAGCTCGACGAGGTCCCGATCGCTCTGTACTGCGACCCCAAACGCGTGGAACAGATGAAACGCGGCGGCCTGGACGTCGATCAACTGCTGTTCGAAACCTTCCCCAATCTGATCAACGGAGCATTAGCCGACCGCCCACCGGAACTGCATGTCACCATGCATCTGTGTCGCGGTAACAATCAGAGCGGTTGGCTGACCGAGGGCGGCTACGATCCCGTCGCGGAGATGCTGTTCAGCGGCCTCAAGGTGGACTCGTATTTCCTTGAGTACGACACCGCTCGTGCCGGCACGTTCGCGCCGCTGCGCTTTGTGCCCCGGAACAAATCGGTCGTGCTCGGCATCGTGTCGAGCAAGCTTGCGCGACTCGAAACCAAGGACGAGTTGAAGCGCCGCATCGACGACGCCACCAAGTACATCGATCTCGACCAGCTTGGCTTGAGTCCCCAATGCGGTTTCGCAAGCACCTCGCCGGGCAACAGGCTGACCCCGGAGGAACAAGACGCAAAGTTGCGCCGAATCGTAGAGGTTTCGAGGGAAATCTGGGGATAG
- a CDS encoding 4-hydroxyphenylacetate 3-hydroxylase N-terminal domain-containing protein, with the protein MPARTGNEFIAGLKSPREVWVDGELVTEITSHPKLAGAAATLAEVFDLQHKAAEVCLMLDPETGELINLSHMIPRSRADLERRHRALKLTAEFTVGLMGRTPDYMNVTYAGFAGRADEWAVNGNDQGASNLVAYQKLLARKDIALTHTIVQPTIDKSWGDAPVAGNDVALRKVSDTDHGILVRGARILATLAPFADEIAVYPAVPLPDGADAYALSFCIPVSTPGLKFLCRDSCTLSGSRFDHPLSSRFDEQDAFVIFDNVEVPRDRVFINANSRAYNTVMTTGWYPNVMQQTMIRAQTKLEFAYGLGCLMAEMINDKSPATAQLLGEIWSYAELTRAAVRAAETEAFEYGNGVWFPNGGPLAALRASLPSWFPRVGEIIKFIGSHNLLATPTENQFDDPALRDLVNQFLRGANDISARDRARIFRLAWDFVGTALAGRNELYERFYLASGARNYALAHTLAPRERGKRLVNQVLGLVPLCTGEDAGSAPKVMGLPRSAGEWVRK; encoded by the coding sequence ATGCCTGCTCGCACCGGGAACGAGTTTATCGCTGGACTTAAAAGTCCGCGCGAAGTGTGGGTGGACGGGGAACTGGTGACCGAGATCACCTCCCATCCCAAGCTAGCGGGCGCAGCGGCCACCTTGGCGGAAGTCTTCGACCTCCAGCATAAGGCCGCCGAGGTCTGCCTGATGCTGGATCCGGAAACCGGCGAGCTGATCAACCTAAGCCACATGATTCCGCGCTCCAGGGCCGATCTCGAACGGCGGCATCGAGCGCTCAAGCTCACGGCAGAATTCACGGTCGGCCTTATGGGCCGAACGCCGGACTACATGAACGTGACCTATGCGGGCTTTGCAGGGCGCGCGGACGAGTGGGCGGTCAACGGCAATGACCAAGGCGCGAGCAATCTGGTCGCCTACCAGAAGCTGCTCGCACGCAAAGACATCGCGCTGACTCACACCATTGTTCAGCCGACCATCGACAAATCCTGGGGCGATGCCCCGGTGGCGGGCAACGATGTCGCTTTGCGCAAAGTCAGCGACACCGATCACGGCATCCTCGTGCGAGGTGCGCGCATCCTTGCAACCCTGGCCCCGTTTGCAGACGAGATCGCCGTCTATCCTGCAGTGCCGCTGCCCGACGGCGCCGATGCGTACGCGCTGTCCTTTTGTATTCCGGTGAGTACGCCCGGGCTTAAATTTCTCTGCCGCGACAGTTGCACGCTCAGTGGCAGCCGTTTCGACCACCCGCTTTCCAGCCGGTTCGACGAACAGGACGCGTTCGTGATTTTCGACAACGTCGAGGTGCCACGCGACCGGGTTTTCATCAACGCAAACTCGCGGGCGTACAACACGGTGATGACCACTGGCTGGTACCCCAACGTCATGCAGCAAACCATGATTCGCGCGCAGACCAAGCTGGAGTTCGCGTACGGACTGGGCTGCCTGATGGCGGAAATGATCAATGACAAATCGCCCGCCACCGCGCAGTTGCTGGGTGAGATTTGGAGCTATGCCGAGTTGACCCGCGCAGCGGTCAGGGCCGCGGAAACGGAAGCCTTCGAGTACGGCAATGGTGTGTGGTTTCCCAATGGCGGGCCGCTGGCGGCATTGCGCGCGTCATTGCCAAGCTGGTTTCCGCGGGTTGGCGAAATCATCAAGTTCATCGGCTCGCACAACCTGCTCGCAACTCCGACCGAGAACCAATTCGATGACCCCGCGCTGCGTGACCTGGTCAATCAATTCCTGCGCGGAGCTAATGACATATCCGCGCGCGATCGGGCGCGGATTTTCCGCCTCGCGTGGGATTTCGTCGGCACGGCGTTGGCCGGGCGCAACGAACTCTACGAGCGCTTCTACCTGGCGTCCGGCGCGCGCAACTACGCGCTGGCGCACACGTTGGCGCCGCGCGAGCGCGGAAAGCGGCTGGTGAACCAGGTGCTCGGTCTGGTGCCGCTCTGCACGGGTGAGGACGCGGGCAGCGCCCCGAAAGTGATGGGCCTGCCTCGCTCTGCGGGCGAATGGGTACGCAAATAG
- a CDS encoding helix-turn-helix domain-containing protein yields MPTSPSAARPDKSRRPPPPALSRVERKKRDKLDRIKRAARALFARKGFEATTTREIATAADVGIGTVFLHAISKQDLLVMIFREEAGRAVDAALDNLAEESLIDGLLRIFGALIAHHERNIGLARVFVKELPFLDDARHGRAAFMSDLFRQMAVMIERAQERGELRRGIPSLRLAKNLFALYFGILLEWLGAAGITPEERDRALRSALELHLSGLRP; encoded by the coding sequence ATGCCGACCAGCCCCAGCGCCGCTCGCCCGGATAAATCCCGCCGCCCGCCACCACCCGCGCTGAGCCGGGTGGAGCGCAAGAAGCGCGACAAGCTAGACCGGATCAAGCGTGCCGCGCGCGCGCTGTTCGCCCGCAAGGGGTTCGAGGCCACCACGACCCGTGAAATCGCTACCGCCGCCGATGTCGGCATCGGCACCGTGTTCCTGCACGCAATCAGCAAGCAGGACCTGCTAGTGATGATTTTCCGCGAGGAGGCGGGGCGCGCGGTGGACGCGGCCCTCGACAACCTGGCGGAGGAGTCCCTCATCGATGGGCTGCTACGGATCTTCGGCGCGCTGATCGCGCACCATGAACGCAACATCGGGCTCGCCCGCGTCTTCGTGAAGGAACTGCCGTTTCTCGATGATGCGCGGCACGGACGCGCGGCTTTCATGTCGGACTTGTTCAGACAGATGGCCGTGATGATCGAGCGGGCGCAGGAGCGTGGCGAATTGCGCCGCGGCATTCCGTCGCTGCGGCTGGCCAAGAATCTGTTCGCGCTCTACTTCGGCATTCTTTTGGAGTGGCTCGGGGCGGCCGGAATTACTCCGGAGGAACGCGACCGGGCGCTGCGCTCCGCGCTGGAGTTGCACCTTTCGGGACTGCGCCCATAA
- a CDS encoding ATP-binding protein, which yields MKQAPVPGPAIELLWIGFGIAILAVVIGVWAAYRINDDYVEGARWVSQSELVIQSIEQAREQQQNVLDAVDSYWRDGNPMLFDQFQIAFVKIREYLAQLRALVADDRLQVARVRGIEDSLAKLDQTAADLKRMAAEHDRQTIINSPKFADLRAEVENVRRGLVRMDEREEQMLAAGSRQARDASRRRIVVITAGGSVVVLWLILMGASAGFLLSRYRRSTGALELSGRELEQVNATLEERVRERSAALATQNGLLESILNSLPDAVVMVDKDLQPVMMNPAAKRDLRADVLRPSDWLSEYELFAAGSTTPLTPDQMFVARALSGEVIEGFELRVRERITGRERWIDASVRPVTGPDGTIQGALLVLRDVTGRYDAKIERALFASVASFVPDAVMSISPQGIVTSWNAGAERLFGYRSESVIGRSIALSIPEDRRGEPQKVAELLRAGKTVENFETRVIRKDGTPVDIVISASAIRTVPGRIEGYALTARDNTEHKRLHDELQRARDLAIEAAQTRATFLANMSHEIRTPLNAIVGMAELLQLTDLNPEQRERAAIIESSSKLLMAIVNDILDFTKLSAGRVVLEKIVFDLRELARTTVAAFQEAAARKGIALNLHLHETLPPRLKGDPNRLRQILNNLISNAIKFTSQGAVTISVLKDDDSAQEQSIRFEVRDSGIGIAREIQPRLFEPFVQAESSTARRYGGTGLGLVISAQLARQMGGEITLESEPGLGSTFSFTARFETASDDDEVEFPRVSTDGEPNARAEARASGNSTLSNGRAGPTQAPNRSNHAQRILVVEDNPVNRELAAEQLRVLGYQGDIVGNAQAALDALSRQNYDLVLMDCEMPMMDGYEATREIRRRENGGRHVVIVAMTANATQEQRDQCLEAGMDDFLSKPVRLQTLGDMLASWSENLNGAGHSGKAVKRAEKFAPPAAAHDAAQSKSELDSQTLVELQELSKATGDDVLRKLVEAFLSELPQRLAALKSALDAGDLVALGRAAHAMKSAAAIGALHYANLCSTVESHALANQLSEAISLAQVLIDESAKIPAMLRRAAGLSP from the coding sequence TTGAAACAAGCCCCGGTCCCCGGCCCGGCGATTGAGCTTTTATGGATCGGTTTTGGCATAGCAATTCTCGCTGTAGTGATAGGCGTCTGGGCCGCCTATCGCATCAACGACGACTACGTTGAGGGCGCCCGCTGGGTTTCTCAATCCGAACTCGTAATCCAGTCCATCGAACAGGCGCGCGAGCAGCAGCAGAACGTGCTGGATGCCGTGGATTCCTATTGGCGGGACGGCAACCCGATGCTGTTCGACCAGTTCCAAATCGCTTTCGTAAAAATCCGCGAGTACCTGGCTCAGCTGCGTGCTCTGGTCGCCGACGACCGCTTACAAGTCGCGCGCGTGCGTGGGATCGAAGATTCGTTAGCCAAGCTGGACCAAACAGCTGCCGATCTGAAACGCATGGCCGCAGAGCACGATCGGCAGACAATCATAAATTCACCTAAATTTGCGGACCTTCGCGCGGAAGTGGAAAACGTGCGCCGCGGCCTGGTCCGGATGGATGAGAGAGAAGAACAGATGCTCGCGGCGGGTTCGCGGCAGGCCCGCGATGCCTCCCGTCGGCGCATCGTGGTCATCACAGCAGGCGGGAGCGTCGTCGTCCTCTGGCTGATTCTGATGGGCGCCTCCGCCGGGTTTCTGCTCTCCCGCTATCGGCGCAGCACGGGCGCGCTGGAACTCAGTGGCCGGGAGCTGGAACAGGTCAACGCGACGCTCGAGGAACGGGTGCGTGAGCGGAGCGCCGCGCTAGCCACGCAGAACGGATTGCTCGAATCGATTCTCAACAGCCTGCCGGACGCGGTCGTGATGGTCGACAAGGACTTGCAACCGGTGATGATGAACCCAGCAGCCAAGCGCGATTTGCGAGCGGACGTGCTCAGACCGTCGGATTGGTTGAGCGAGTACGAGCTGTTCGCGGCCGGCTCGACTACCCCTCTTACTCCTGATCAGATGTTCGTTGCGCGCGCCTTGTCCGGGGAGGTGATCGAGGGATTTGAACTGCGCGTGCGCGAACGCATAACCGGACGTGAGCGCTGGATCGACGCATCGGTACGCCCGGTTACGGGTCCGGATGGCACCATTCAGGGAGCGCTGTTGGTCTTGCGCGACGTTACCGGTCGATACGACGCAAAGATCGAGCGTGCACTGTTCGCGTCGGTGGCCAGTTTCGTTCCGGACGCGGTGATGAGCATTTCTCCGCAAGGGATCGTCACCAGCTGGAACGCCGGTGCGGAGCGCCTATTCGGGTATCGAAGCGAAAGCGTCATTGGTAGGTCAATTGCGCTCTCGATTCCCGAAGATCGCCGCGGCGAACCTCAGAAAGTGGCCGAATTGCTCAGGGCCGGCAAAACCGTCGAGAACTTCGAGACCCGCGTCATCCGCAAGGATGGCACACCGGTTGACATCGTCATATCGGCATCGGCAATCCGAACCGTCCCGGGCCGCATCGAGGGCTACGCCCTGACCGCCCGCGACAATACCGAACACAAACGGCTGCACGATGAACTGCAACGTGCCCGCGACCTAGCAATCGAAGCGGCGCAGACCCGCGCGACGTTTCTCGCCAACATGAGCCATGAAATTCGTACCCCGCTCAACGCGATCGTCGGGATGGCGGAACTGCTGCAGCTTACCGATCTCAATCCTGAACAGCGCGAGCGCGCGGCGATCATCGAATCGAGCAGCAAACTCCTGATGGCGATCGTCAACGACATCCTGGACTTCACCAAACTCTCTGCGGGGCGTGTGGTGCTCGAGAAAATCGTGTTCGACCTGCGCGAATTGGCAAGGACCACCGTCGCCGCGTTCCAGGAAGCAGCGGCGCGAAAAGGTATCGCGCTGAACCTTCATCTACACGAGACCCTGCCGCCGCGGTTAAAGGGCGACCCCAATCGCCTGCGTCAAATCCTGAACAACCTAATCTCTAACGCGATCAAGTTCACCTCGCAGGGCGCGGTAACGATCAGCGTCCTCAAAGACGACGACTCCGCGCAAGAACAATCGATCAGGTTCGAGGTGAGAGATAGCGGCATCGGAATCGCGCGGGAAATCCAGCCACGCCTGTTCGAACCGTTCGTGCAGGCGGAGAGTTCAACCGCGCGGCGCTACGGCGGTACCGGACTGGGCCTGGTCATCTCGGCGCAACTCGCGCGGCAGATGGGGGGTGAAATCACGCTCGAAAGCGAACCTGGCCTGGGATCCACTTTCTCTTTCACCGCACGCTTCGAAACGGCGAGTGACGATGATGAAGTCGAGTTCCCCCGCGTGTCTACCGACGGGGAACCCAACGCCCGGGCCGAAGCCCGCGCGAGTGGCAATTCAACCTTGTCGAACGGGCGTGCCGGTCCAACCCAGGCACCCAATCGTTCCAATCACGCGCAACGAATCCTGGTCGTGGAAGACAATCCGGTAAATCGCGAACTGGCCGCTGAACAGCTCCGCGTGCTCGGCTATCAGGGCGACATCGTTGGCAACGCGCAGGCCGCACTCGATGCGCTCTCGCGGCAAAACTACGACCTGGTGCTGATGGATTGCGAGATGCCGATGATGGACGGTTACGAAGCGACCCGCGAGATCCGCCGCCGCGAAAACGGCGGTCGCCATGTGGTGATAGTCGCGATGACCGCCAACGCCACACAGGAACAGCGGGACCAATGCCTTGAGGCAGGAATGGATGATTTCCTGAGCAAGCCGGTCCGCCTGCAGACGCTGGGGGACATGCTCGCTTCGTGGTCGGAAAATTTGAATGGCGCGGGCCACAGTGGAAAAGCCGTGAAGCGTGCGGAGAAATTTGCTCCGCCGGCCGCGGCGCATGACGCGGCGCAGTCGAAATCGGAGCTGGACTCCCAGACGCTCGTAGAACTCCAGGAGCTGTCCAAGGCGACGGGCGACGATGTGCTGCGCAAACTGGTGGAGGCCTTTCTGTCCGAGTTGCCTCAGCGTCTCGCCGCGCTCAAGTCGGCTCTCGACGCGGGCGATCTGGTCGCCCTGGGCCGCGCGGCACACGCTATGAAAAGCGCCGCAGCCATCGGAGCGCTACACTACGCAAACCTGTGCAGCACGGTGGAAAGCCACGCGCTGGCAAACCAGCTCTCCGAGGCGATTTCGCTCGCGCAGGTGCTGATCGATGAGTCAGCTAAGATTCCCGCTATGCTGCGGCGGGCGGCCGGATTGAGTCCCTGA
- a CDS encoding sigma-70 family RNA polymerase sigma factor, giving the protein MAQAEHRRVEILPRAQAAEGHFPGAAAHPFRGRAPRAASRARNDLRPPDRADFALLRAQIEASREGDRRALEEVIRHYQDRVAGFIISIVGRESDYEDLCQTAFVKMAFALPKLRSPEIFEPWLFRIARNVCIDHLRRLRWRRIFVPFTREHEQVSVEEPEEGSRTSAFEAALPQLPAEQRELIGLLRERDWSYEELAEITNSSVSAVGTRLFRARARLRKLLKEIEA; this is encoded by the coding sequence ATGGCGCAAGCGGAACATCGTCGAGTAGAAATTCTTCCCCGGGCGCAGGCCGCAGAAGGTCACTTTCCCGGGGCTGCAGCGCATCCTTTTCGCGGGCGCGCGCCACGCGCTGCGTCGCGAGCGCGCAACGACTTAAGACCTCCGGATCGGGCCGACTTCGCTTTGCTGCGTGCGCAGATCGAAGCTTCGCGAGAGGGAGATCGGCGCGCGCTGGAGGAAGTGATCCGTCATTACCAAGACCGCGTCGCAGGGTTCATCATCTCGATAGTCGGACGGGAAAGCGATTACGAAGACCTGTGCCAGACGGCCTTTGTAAAAATGGCCTTCGCATTGCCCAAGCTTCGATCACCTGAGATTTTTGAGCCATGGCTGTTCCGAATCGCGCGTAACGTGTGCATCGATCACCTGCGGCGGCTCAGATGGCGGCGCATCTTCGTGCCGTTCACCCGTGAGCATGAACAGGTGTCGGTCGAGGAGCCCGAGGAAGGTAGCCGAACCAGTGCATTCGAAGCAGCGCTGCCGCAATTGCCGGCGGAGCAGCGCGAGCTCATCGGACTCCTGCGCGAACGCGATTGGTCGTACGAAGAACTGGCGGAAATAACCAACAGCAGCGTCTCTGCGGTGGGCACGCGCCTGTTCCGCGCGCGGGCGCGCCTGCGTAAATTGCTTAAAGAGATCGAAGCATGA